One genomic window of Luteitalea pratensis includes the following:
- a CDS encoding aldo/keto reductase: MLTRAQFLRASAAAIAGGTPVATAFTEGSSTMLTRPIPSSGIPLPVVGVGTWRGFDVGADAAARAQRADVLRALFDAGGRVIDSSPMYGSSEDVAGALLTQLQAHDRAFVATKVWTEGREAGIAQMEASIRKLQHPRIELMQIHNLVDWRTHLDTLRAWKHERRIGHLGITHYRDDAHAALESVIRAEAVDSVQLNYSIDDRASEARLLPLAADRGVAVLVNLPFGGGGLLQRVQGTPLPAWASELGCRSWAQVLLKYVIAHPSVTCVIPGTSRPEHMRENAAAGAGILPDAGLRRRMVAAFE, encoded by the coding sequence ATGCTGACTCGTGCCCAGTTCCTGCGCGCGTCGGCCGCCGCGATTGCGGGCGGCACGCCTGTCGCCACGGCGTTCACAGAGGGCAGCTCGACGATGCTCACCAGGCCCATTCCCTCATCGGGCATCCCGCTGCCCGTGGTCGGTGTCGGGACCTGGCGGGGATTCGACGTCGGCGCGGATGCGGCGGCGCGTGCCCAGCGGGCCGACGTGCTCCGCGCGCTGTTCGACGCCGGCGGCCGCGTCATCGACAGCTCACCCATGTACGGGTCGTCCGAAGACGTCGCCGGTGCGCTGCTGACGCAGCTGCAGGCGCACGATCGCGCCTTCGTGGCCACGAAGGTGTGGACGGAGGGCCGCGAGGCCGGTATCGCGCAGATGGAGGCCTCGATACGCAAGCTGCAGCATCCGCGCATCGAGCTGATGCAGATCCACAATCTCGTGGACTGGCGCACGCACCTCGACACGTTGCGCGCGTGGAAACACGAGCGGCGAATAGGTCACCTTGGGATTACGCATTATCGTGACGATGCCCACGCGGCGCTGGAGTCGGTCATCCGTGCCGAGGCGGTCGATTCCGTACAGCTCAATTACTCGATCGACGACCGCGCATCGGAAGCGCGGCTGCTGCCGCTGGCGGCCGATCGCGGCGTTGCCGTGTTGGTGAATCTGCCGTTCGGCGGGGGCGGACTGCTCCAACGCGTCCAGGGCACGCCACTGCCAGCCTGGGCGTCGGAACTCGGTTGTCGCAGCTGGGCGCAGGTCCTCCTGAAGTACGTCATCGCGCATCCGTCTGTCACCTGCGTGATTCCCGGCACCAGCCGTCCCGAGCACATGCGCGAGAACGCGGCGGCCGGGGCAGGCATCCTCCCCGACGCGGGCCTGCGGCGGCGCATGGTCGCGGCCTTCGAGTGA
- a CDS encoding ammonia-forming cytochrome c nitrite reductase subunit c552 — MTTPTDGTSGAAPSRRPSRTLLAITTVLAAAFAIGVTALLVNIFQRKQEAREPFFRVVELTDETTDPAVWGKNFPSQYDSYRRTVDQQRTRYGGSEAVPHAPSAADPRSMVAQSRLDEDPRLRTMWAGYAFAKDFREERGHAYMLADQTYTERQQVTKQPGTCIHCHGSVYVPYKKMGGGDLIKGFEMMNQLPFAEARKRVEHPVACIDCHDPATMQLRVTRPGFLEGIKLVKAKAGIENYDVNTMATRQEMRTYVCGQCHVEYYFKGPEKRLTYPWRDGIKGDEILAYYEKEGFSDWTHAETGAKTLKAQHPEFEMYNQGIHARSGVACADCHMPYQREGSQKVSDHWVRSPLLNINRACQTCHKWPEEELKARAETLQGRVFELRNRAMDALMSLIADTKAARDKGASEAQLEQARGYQRRSQFLLDFVEAENSVGFHAPEEAERLLAISIDYSRQGQIALLRAGAPAPAPVQAPAALREGLASPR; from the coding sequence GTGACCACCCCGACCGACGGTACGTCAGGGGCCGCACCTTCTCGCCGGCCAAGCCGGACGCTGCTGGCGATCACGACCGTCCTTGCTGCCGCGTTCGCGATCGGCGTCACGGCGCTGCTCGTGAACATCTTCCAGCGCAAGCAGGAGGCGCGCGAACCGTTCTTCCGCGTCGTGGAACTCACCGACGAAACGACCGATCCCGCCGTGTGGGGCAAGAACTTCCCGTCCCAGTACGACAGCTACCGACGCACCGTTGACCAGCAGCGGACCCGCTACGGTGGCAGCGAGGCCGTGCCGCATGCGCCGAGCGCGGCCGATCCCCGGTCGATGGTCGCGCAGTCACGCCTCGACGAAGACCCGCGCCTGCGGACGATGTGGGCCGGCTATGCGTTTGCGAAGGACTTCCGCGAGGAGCGCGGGCATGCCTACATGCTTGCCGACCAGACCTACACGGAACGCCAGCAGGTGACCAAACAGCCGGGCACGTGCATCCACTGCCACGGCTCCGTCTACGTGCCCTACAAGAAGATGGGTGGTGGCGATCTCATCAAGGGCTTCGAGATGATGAATCAGCTGCCATTCGCCGAGGCACGCAAGCGGGTCGAACACCCCGTGGCCTGTATCGACTGTCACGACCCGGCAACGATGCAGCTGCGGGTCACGCGCCCCGGCTTCCTCGAGGGCATCAAGCTCGTGAAGGCGAAGGCCGGGATCGAGAACTACGACGTCAACACGATGGCGACGCGTCAGGAGATGCGCACCTACGTGTGCGGGCAGTGTCACGTCGAGTACTACTTCAAGGGACCCGAGAAGCGCCTCACCTATCCCTGGCGGGACGGCATCAAGGGCGACGAGATCCTCGCGTACTACGAGAAGGAGGGCTTCTCCGACTGGACGCATGCCGAGACCGGCGCGAAGACCCTCAAGGCGCAGCACCCCGAGTTCGAGATGTACAACCAGGGCATTCACGCTCGCTCGGGCGTCGCGTGTGCGGACTGCCACATGCCGTACCAGCGCGAGGGCAGCCAGAAGGTGAGCGACCACTGGGTGCGCAGCCCGCTGCTGAACATCAACCGGGCGTGCCAGACGTGCCACAAGTGGCCGGAAGAGGAGTTGAAGGCCCGGGCCGAGACGCTGCAGGGACGCGTGTTCGAACTGCGCAACCGCGCCATGGACGCGCTCATGTCGCTCATCGCCGACACCAAGGCGGCACGCGACAAGGGTGCGAGCGAGGCACAGCTCGAGCAGGCGCGCGGCTATCAGCGCCGCTCGCAATTCCTCCTCGACTTCGTGGAAGCGGAGAACTCGGTTGGCTTCCATGCGCCGGAGGAAGCCGAGCGGCTGCTCGCGATCTCGATCGACTACTCGCGACAGGGGCAGATCGCGCTGCTGCGCGCGGGAGCTCCTGCGCCCGCGCCGGTACAGGCCCCCGCCGCCCTGCGTGAGGGTCTGGCGAGCCCGCGATGA
- a CDS encoding CHASE domain-containing protein, producing the protein MPPMPTPGHGIAAPEGLDRLAMHRAAAWVVLSVSLLTCLLGWYHGDRTMRRRAEERFVHQAEDATAQLQEQLARYEDVLRGAAAFARSTPELDRPLWHTYASGLALRETAPGMVGLGFTPRVPQEDLAAHVARLRAQGSPAYDVWPTGQRADRYPVAYFEPESEDLRQALGFDLGSETARLNGIERARDSGRVVLVGGVRLRRDPRAPHALAFALLMPVYGASLPLGGPERQRSALLGFVYAPFRLPDVVAEIAQRQPAPRFSLREGGEDGPVLHLDEGTDRIDGAPLFTVVREVITGGQRWSLVFEAGPSSLVSTERVMSGVAALTALALNGVLAMLLFAQRRVRNRAEALAAERAVALQRSEGAFMAVAESARVAIVTTDAQGRLTYANATAEQILGASREQLRGVNSIQYIAEVDRERFEDGLRKFLSGKGRVAAGAAIRIMGRRHSGEVFPCEISLSWYDAPEGRYITGVLVDLTERLRTEAAARDAEERWKVALESTDDGVWDWDVAIGTLYGSRRLFELVGLDAPTGAINIDRWHALVHQDDLPAVLRNLDAHLAGGRDRYASEYRIQARDGDWRWLLARGRIITRDAHGRPARLVGTCTDVTERRHAEETLRFAREQAEQAARSKSDFLAIMSHELRTPMNGVLGMTNLLSSTRLTDEQREYLEIIGRSGNALLRLIDDILDFSKIEAGRVVLEQMTCDVGVIAREVVTLLSVQAQMKRLRLDAHVVPGTPAVITDPGRIRQVLFNLVGNAIKFTQAGAVHVTVAADAVEGGQVTLRVTVTDTGIGIAEDKQRLLFEKFTQADASTTRRFGGTGLGLAISKGLVESLGGTIGVTSTLGVGSQFWFTFVAPADTAIEPHRSPFTADVPDSPPKDASRSPGRRILVAEDNPVNQRVAVRMLEKLGYVADVAVDGREAVRMAQDTRYAVILMDCHMPDVDGYEATRRIREALSVERCPPILAMTAAGADGDRERCLYAGMSDYLSKPVQMPVLREMLERWTRTPGSTEQTHTAAEP; encoded by the coding sequence ATGCCACCAATGCCAACGCCAGGCCACGGCATCGCAGCCCCCGAAGGGCTGGACCGCCTGGCGATGCACCGCGCCGCGGCGTGGGTGGTGCTGAGCGTGTCGCTGCTGACCTGCCTGCTCGGCTGGTATCACGGCGACCGGACGATGCGCCGGCGTGCCGAAGAGCGCTTCGTCCATCAGGCCGAGGATGCCACTGCGCAGCTGCAGGAACAGCTTGCCCGTTACGAGGACGTCCTCCGCGGCGCCGCGGCGTTCGCACGCTCGACGCCCGAACTCGACCGTCCGCTCTGGCACACGTACGCCAGCGGCCTCGCCCTGCGCGAGACGGCGCCCGGGATGGTGGGCCTCGGCTTCACGCCCCGCGTTCCCCAGGAGGATCTGGCGGCGCACGTCGCGCGGCTGCGTGCACAGGGCTCCCCGGCGTATGACGTCTGGCCCACAGGTCAGCGTGCCGACCGTTACCCGGTCGCCTACTTCGAGCCGGAATCGGAGGACCTGCGGCAGGCACTCGGCTTCGATCTCGGGTCCGAGACGGCCCGGCTGAACGGCATCGAGCGGGCGCGTGACAGCGGGCGCGTCGTGCTGGTCGGAGGCGTCCGGCTGCGTCGTGACCCTCGTGCCCCGCATGCGCTCGCGTTCGCGCTGCTGATGCCGGTGTACGGCGCGTCGCTGCCGCTCGGTGGCCCCGAACGACAGCGCTCCGCGCTTCTGGGGTTCGTGTACGCGCCCTTCAGGTTGCCGGACGTCGTGGCGGAAATCGCGCAGCGACAACCGGCGCCCCGCTTCTCCCTGCGCGAGGGTGGCGAGGACGGGCCCGTGCTGCACCTGGACGAAGGAACCGATCGCATCGACGGTGCGCCGCTTTTCACCGTCGTGCGAGAGGTGATCACCGGTGGACAGCGCTGGAGCCTCGTGTTCGAGGCGGGCCCGTCGAGCCTCGTGTCGACCGAGAGGGTCATGTCAGGCGTTGCCGCGCTCACCGCACTCGCGCTCAACGGCGTGCTGGCAATGCTGTTGTTCGCGCAGCGGCGTGTCCGCAACCGTGCCGAGGCGCTCGCGGCAGAACGGGCGGTGGCTCTGCAGCGATCGGAAGGCGCGTTCATGGCTGTTGCCGAATCGGCTCGCGTCGCCATCGTCACGACCGATGCGCAGGGACGACTGACTTACGCCAACGCCACCGCCGAGCAGATACTGGGCGCGTCGCGTGAGCAGTTGCGCGGCGTCAACAGCATCCAGTACATCGCCGAGGTCGACCGCGAGCGGTTCGAGGATGGTCTCCGCAAGTTCCTCTCCGGCAAGGGTCGCGTGGCCGCCGGGGCGGCGATCCGGATCATGGGCCGGCGACACTCGGGGGAGGTGTTCCCGTGCGAGATCTCTCTGTCCTGGTATGACGCGCCCGAGGGGCGTTACATCACCGGCGTGCTCGTCGACCTGACCGAACGCCTGCGTACCGAGGCTGCCGCGCGGGATGCCGAGGAGCGGTGGAAGGTCGCGCTGGAGAGCACCGACGATGGCGTGTGGGACTGGGACGTGGCTATCGGCACGCTGTACGGGTCGCGGCGATTGTTCGAGCTGGTCGGCCTCGACGCCCCGACTGGGGCCATCAACATCGACCGCTGGCACGCCCTCGTGCATCAGGACGACCTGCCGGCGGTGCTGCGCAATCTCGATGCGCATCTCGCCGGCGGGCGGGATCGCTACGCCTCCGAGTACCGCATCCAGGCGCGTGATGGCGACTGGCGCTGGTTGCTGGCGCGTGGCCGGATCATCACCCGCGACGCGCACGGCCGGCCGGCGCGTCTCGTCGGCACCTGTACTGACGTCACCGAGCGGCGCCACGCCGAGGAGACGCTCCGGTTCGCCCGGGAGCAGGCCGAACAGGCGGCCCGCAGCAAGAGCGACTTCCTGGCGATCATGAGCCACGAGTTGCGGACGCCGATGAACGGCGTGCTCGGAATGACCAACCTCCTGTCGAGCACCAGGCTCACCGACGAGCAGCGCGAGTACCTCGAGATCATCGGGCGTTCCGGCAACGCGCTGCTGCGCCTCATCGACGACATCCTGGACTTTTCGAAGATCGAGGCAGGACGCGTCGTGCTCGAGCAGATGACGTGCGATGTCGGCGTCATTGCGCGCGAAGTGGTGACGCTGTTGAGCGTGCAGGCACAGATGAAGCGGCTGCGACTCGACGCGCACGTCGTGCCTGGCACGCCCGCCGTCATCACCGATCCGGGCCGGATCCGCCAGGTCCTGTTCAACCTCGTCGGCAATGCGATCAAGTTCACGCAGGCTGGTGCCGTGCACGTGACCGTGGCAGCAGACGCAGTCGAGGGCGGCCAGGTCACGCTGCGCGTGACGGTGACCGACACCGGCATCGGCATTGCCGAGGACAAGCAGCGCCTGCTGTTCGAGAAGTTCACGCAGGCCGACGCCTCCACCACGCGAAGGTTCGGCGGGACCGGCCTCGGCCTCGCAATTTCGAAGGGGCTCGTCGAGAGCCTCGGCGGCACGATTGGCGTGACGAGCACCCTCGGGGTCGGTTCGCAGTTCTGGTTCACGTTCGTCGCGCCGGCTGACACGGCGATCGAGCCGCATCGTTCGCCCTTCACGGCCGATGTACCCGACTCGCCACCCAAGGACGCCTCCCGCTCGCCTGGACGACGGATCCTCGTGGCCGAGGACAACCCCGTCAACCAGCGCGTGGCGGTGCGGATGCTCGAGAAGCTTGGCTACGTCGCGGATGTGGCCGTAGACGGTCGCGAGGCGGTGCGCATGGCGCAGGACACGCGCTACGCGGTCATCCTGATGGACTGCCACATGCCGGACGTCGACGGCTACGAAGCCACCCGACGGATCAGGGAGGCGCTGTCGGTCGAGCGCTGCCCGCCAATCCTTGCGATGACGGCAGCTGGCGCCGACGGCGATCGCGAACGCTGCCTCTACGCAGGCATGAGCGATTACCTGAGCAAACCCGTACAGATGCCGGTGCTGCGCGAGATGCTCGAGCGGTGGACCAGAACGCCGGGCTCCACGGAACAGACGCACACCGCCGCCGAGCCTTGA
- a CDS encoding glycosyltransferase family 39 protein — protein MGEQARQPRRWGAWALWAILAVAGVVALATWITGGFRFDPFGLRVSSSSVLKPMAIAVIAGSFLANAPRERTVLLQLFGKVVLPLSMAACAGFAWTHAAPVAAAADMFGYVSQANDWRQGTLVHLDWIDGHFFPAAASVPLGYIHRNDSVPMAIALYPPGTSLHMALFAAAGEWAVYLVSPMAAVALVLGTYVLGRAWFDETSALVAAAIVACNPVVLIQAAVPMSDTLAAAYWTWSLAVAASARPLMPVVSGMLAGVAIAVRPNLVPLLIGPVGGALVTSGVRGAIAVGFAASPLAGLLAWHNQRLYGGPAATGYGPFAELFSASHVPDNAKRYAAWLWQTMSPLPLVAFVLGGIEVVARGRARLIPLVAFAAVNVAIYLVYLPWPQWTFARFLLPALPVMLLIAASVTRRWTARWPVVFPVLALVVIGWQVQFAQRSVAMRISHESMMRFKVLPEAMRRAGLLDRPAITRIHSGSLRHYAGITAFRWDVISPEELRRGIAAAIAEGRRPILIDDSDDRADFEQRFGPISCWGDSAAPMLEIHRHATVRVLAARPGC, from the coding sequence ATGGGCGAGCAGGCGCGCCAGCCGCGTCGGTGGGGCGCATGGGCCCTCTGGGCCATCTTGGCGGTGGCCGGTGTCGTGGCGCTCGCGACGTGGATCACCGGCGGCTTTCGGTTCGACCCGTTTGGCCTCCGTGTCTCATCATCGTCGGTGCTCAAGCCGATGGCGATTGCCGTCATTGCAGGTTCCTTCCTCGCGAACGCCCCTCGTGAGCGGACGGTCTTGCTCCAGCTGTTCGGCAAAGTAGTACTTCCGCTGTCGATGGCCGCCTGCGCCGGGTTCGCCTGGACGCATGCCGCGCCCGTCGCCGCGGCTGCCGACATGTTCGGGTACGTGTCACAGGCAAACGACTGGCGGCAGGGCACGCTCGTGCACCTGGACTGGATTGACGGGCATTTCTTTCCCGCTGCCGCGTCAGTGCCGCTCGGGTACATCCACCGGAACGACTCGGTGCCCATGGCCATCGCCCTGTATCCCCCAGGCACGTCGTTGCACATGGCGCTGTTTGCCGCAGCCGGCGAGTGGGCCGTGTACCTGGTCTCGCCGATGGCGGCAGTTGCGCTGGTACTGGGGACGTACGTCCTCGGTCGTGCGTGGTTCGACGAGACGTCCGCGCTCGTCGCGGCTGCCATCGTCGCCTGCAATCCTGTCGTGCTGATCCAGGCCGCCGTGCCCATGAGCGACACGCTTGCCGCGGCGTACTGGACGTGGAGTCTCGCGGTGGCGGCAAGCGCACGTCCGCTGATGCCGGTTGTCTCGGGCATGCTGGCCGGAGTGGCCATCGCGGTGCGACCGAACCTGGTGCCGCTGCTGATCGGTCCGGTTGGCGGCGCGCTGGTCACCTCGGGTGTGCGGGGCGCGATCGCTGTCGGCTTCGCGGCGTCTCCGCTTGCCGGGCTCCTGGCGTGGCACAACCAACGGCTGTACGGCGGGCCGGCGGCGACCGGCTACGGACCTTTCGCCGAGCTGTTCTCTGCGTCGCATGTCCCAGACAACGCGAAGCGGTACGCTGCGTGGTTGTGGCAGACGATGTCGCCGCTGCCGCTGGTAGCTTTCGTGCTGGGGGGCATCGAGGTCGTCGCGAGGGGACGCGCGCGACTGATCCCGCTCGTCGCGTTTGCCGCGGTCAACGTCGCTATCTACCTGGTCTACCTGCCGTGGCCGCAATGGACGTTCGCGCGGTTCCTGCTGCCCGCCCTCCCCGTCATGCTCCTGATCGCCGCGTCGGTGACGCGACGCTGGACGGCGCGCTGGCCCGTCGTGTTCCCGGTGCTCGCCCTCGTGGTGATCGGCTGGCAGGTGCAGTTTGCACAGCGATCGGTGGCGATGCGGATCTCGCACGAGTCGATGATGCGGTTCAAGGTTCTGCCAGAGGCGATGCGCCGCGCAGGCCTGCTCGATCGGCCGGCGATCACACGCATCCACAGCGGCAGCCTGCGACACTACGCGGGCATCACCGCCTTTCGCTGGGACGTCATCTCTCCGGAAGAACTGCGGCGCGGCATCGCAGCAGCCATTGCCGAGGGCCGCCGGCCAATCCTGATCGATGATTCCGACGACCGTGCCGACTTCGAGCAGCGATTCGGTCCGATTTCCTGCTGGGGCGATTCGGCCGCTCCGATGCTCGAGATCCATCGGCACGCGACGGTGCGTGTGCTCGCCGCCAGACCGGGCTGCTGA
- a CDS encoding DUF3079 domain-containing protein, translated as MAAPKIPLAPRHPERICWGCSRYCPAEDMVCGNGTIRCPHPIELFGEDWLTAFDDQGKSDDTAPVITDVIAATR; from the coding sequence ATGGCGGCTCCGAAGATTCCGCTCGCGCCGCGGCACCCCGAACGTATCTGCTGGGGCTGCAGCCGCTACTGTCCCGCCGAGGACATGGTTTGCGGGAACGGCACCATCCGCTGCCCGCACCCGATCGAACTCTTCGGCGAAGATTGGCTCACCGCATTCGACGACCAGGGCAAGAGTGACGACACCGCCCCCGTGATCACCGACGTCATCGCGGCGACGCGGTAG
- a CDS encoding FAD-dependent oxidoreductase produces the protein MKLHVVVVGAGAFGGWIALMLRRAGAAVTLVDAWGPGHARASSGGETRIIRGTYGDRAIYTHLAARAMRLWQEHDARTQRQFFHRTGALWLFSGNASFGEQSVEPMRAAGLPVEWLDPADARARWPQVGFTGVTHVLWEPEAGFALARRACENVVETLVAEGGQYLVGQVRSPEPAGGTLRAITLDDGRTLTADRFAFACGPWLGTMLPDVVGSRIRPSRQESFYFATPAGDAGWLPPRMPVWVDYGDRMIYGIPGNANRGFKVADDTNGATFDPTSGDRAHTPEMLAEARAFLRLRFPALADAPLLGSEVCQYELTSDSHFLIDRHPGASNVWLVGGGSGHGFKMGPAIGEYGAKLIIDDAQPEGAFRLGHR, from the coding sequence GTGAAATTGCACGTGGTGGTGGTGGGAGCCGGCGCGTTTGGGGGCTGGATCGCGCTGATGTTGCGCCGCGCCGGCGCGGCGGTGACGCTGGTCGACGCCTGGGGGCCCGGGCACGCGCGGGCGAGTTCCGGCGGCGAGACGCGCATCATTCGCGGCACCTACGGCGACCGCGCCATCTACACACACCTCGCCGCGCGTGCCATGCGGTTGTGGCAGGAACACGACGCGAGGACACAGCGCCAGTTTTTCCACCGCACCGGAGCGCTCTGGCTCTTCAGCGGCAACGCGTCGTTCGGCGAGCAGTCCGTCGAACCGATGCGGGCCGCCGGCCTGCCCGTGGAATGGCTCGACCCGGCCGATGCCCGCGCACGGTGGCCCCAGGTCGGCTTCACCGGCGTGACCCACGTGCTCTGGGAGCCCGAGGCGGGATTTGCGCTCGCGCGTCGCGCCTGCGAGAACGTCGTCGAGACGCTCGTTGCGGAAGGCGGGCAGTACCTGGTAGGCCAGGTGAGGTCGCCGGAGCCCGCTGGTGGGACGCTGCGCGCCATCACCCTGGACGATGGCCGCACGCTCACAGCCGATCGCTTCGCATTCGCGTGCGGTCCCTGGCTGGGCACGATGTTGCCCGACGTCGTCGGCTCACGGATCCGCCCGTCACGCCAGGAGTCGTTTTACTTCGCCACGCCTGCGGGCGATGCCGGCTGGCTGCCACCCCGGATGCCGGTGTGGGTGGACTACGGCGACCGGATGATCTACGGCATTCCGGGCAATGCCAATCGCGGCTTCAAGGTCGCTGACGACACCAACGGCGCAACGTTCGACCCGACCAGCGGCGATCGCGCCCACACCCCCGAGATGCTTGCCGAGGCGCGCGCGTTCCTGCGCCTCCGCTTCCCGGCCCTCGCCGACGCCCCGCTGCTCGGCTCCGAGGTGTGCCAGTACGAGCTGACCTCGGACTCGCATTTCCTGATCGATCGTCACCCGGGCGCATCGAACGTGTGGCTCGTGGGCGGAGGATCCGGTCACGGCTTCAAGATGGGCCCGGCGATCGGCGAGTATGGTGCGAAACTGATCATCGACGACGCACAACCTGAGGGCGCGTTCAGGCTGGGGCATCGCTGA
- a CDS encoding alginate export family protein yields MPTARFTASSFLVATTLVVACPVKPAAAQPAPGAPQAIPTDFTLTVRDWTRAEAWSYFEPNPGGADPEYAYLSNRLQLELKRVWRRVDVQLTAQHVGFVGLPDDATGPGPLGLGSLYYEQGLRSTHPQQLWLRYGNVRLKQILPGLDVQVGRFGYTSGAEATSGEARIESIKRSRLDARILGEFEWSLWQRGFDGLRADWTRGAVKVTGVAVRPTQGGFARVAGPTIDDIDVYGGTVSVQPTKRLPHTQLQGFALQYDDSRRVTQRPDNTGLAAARVDVAVTSVGGTLVGAYPVGPGTLDVLAWGVLQRGDWYEQDHRAGTAALEAGYEWTRAPWTPSVRAGMLHASGDDSATDGRHGTYFPVLPTVRRFSQTTLFSTMNVNDAFVQVMARPARRVGIRLDMHDLRLASAADLWYIGSGATLEEGGAFGYSGRSSNGSRNLGFSTEGSVDIALTPVWSVNTFVGHVNGGRVVTGTFRDDSFWFGYVEQVLRLDNVLRRR; encoded by the coding sequence GTGCCAACTGCCCGATTCACGGCGTCGTCCTTCCTTGTCGCCACGACCCTCGTTGTCGCGTGCCCCGTGAAGCCGGCGGCGGCGCAGCCGGCACCCGGCGCGCCGCAGGCGATCCCCACGGACTTCACGCTCACGGTGCGCGATTGGACGCGAGCGGAGGCGTGGAGCTACTTCGAACCCAATCCCGGCGGGGCGGATCCGGAGTACGCATACCTCTCCAATCGACTGCAACTGGAGCTCAAGCGGGTATGGCGCCGGGTGGACGTGCAGCTCACCGCCCAGCACGTCGGCTTCGTCGGGCTGCCCGATGACGCCACCGGGCCTGGGCCGCTCGGCCTCGGTTCGCTGTACTACGAGCAGGGCCTGCGCAGCACCCATCCCCAGCAACTGTGGCTCCGCTATGGCAATGTTCGCCTCAAGCAGATCCTGCCCGGGCTCGACGTGCAGGTCGGCCGATTCGGCTACACGTCGGGCGCCGAAGCCACGAGCGGCGAGGCCCGTATCGAGTCCATCAAGCGATCACGCCTCGATGCACGCATCCTCGGCGAGTTCGAGTGGTCGCTCTGGCAGCGAGGCTTCGATGGCCTGCGCGCGGACTGGACGCGCGGGGCCGTCAAGGTCACCGGCGTCGCGGTCAGGCCGACGCAGGGTGGATTCGCCCGGGTCGCCGGGCCCACGATCGATGACATCGACGTCTACGGCGGGACGGTGAGCGTGCAGCCCACGAAAAGGCTTCCGCACACGCAGCTGCAGGGTTTCGCGTTGCAGTACGACGACTCCCGTCGCGTGACGCAGCGCCCTGACAACACGGGCCTCGCCGCCGCGCGCGTCGACGTCGCCGTGACCAGCGTCGGCGGCACGCTCGTCGGCGCGTATCCGGTGGGACCGGGCACCCTCGACGTGCTGGCCTGGGGCGTCCTCCAGCGTGGCGACTGGTACGAACAGGACCATCGCGCAGGCACGGCCGCGCTCGAAGCCGGCTACGAGTGGACCAGGGCGCCGTGGACGCCATCGGTGCGGGCAGGCATGCTGCACGCCTCGGGCGACGACTCCGCGACCGACGGCCGTCACGGCACCTACTTCCCCGTTCTGCCCACGGTTCGCCGCTTCTCGCAGACGACGCTGTTTTCGACGATGAACGTCAACGATGCGTTCGTGCAGGTGATGGCGCGCCCGGCGCGCCGGGTTGGTATCCGCCTCGACATGCACGACCTGCGGCTGGCCTCTGCGGCCGACCTCTGGTACATCGGCAGCGGCGCAACCCTCGAGGAAGGCGGCGCGTTCGGCTACTCGGGCCGCTCCTCCAACGGCTCGCGCAACCTGGGCTTCTCCACAGAGGGATCGGTCGACATCGCCCTCACGCCGGTCTGGTCGGTCAACACGTTCGTCGGCCACGTGAACGGCGGCCGGGTCGTCACCGGCACGTTCCGCGACGATTCCTTCTGGTTCGGCTACGTCGAACAGGTGCTGCGCCTGGACAACGTCCTCCGACGGAGGTAG
- the nrfH gene encoding cytochrome c nitrite reductase small subunit — protein sequence MRWGPGASIAEGVYRLRWYLIPAALVGVLAGIGSYTFVYAKGAAYLTDDPAACANCHVMREQFDGWTRSSHRSVAVCNDCHAPAGHVAKYVTKGINGFWHSLAFTTGRYPEHIRATPRNKRIAEAACQKCHAPMTTAIQTAHPSGETIACVRCHDSVGHLR from the coding sequence ATGAGGTGGGGTCCCGGGGCATCGATCGCCGAGGGGGTGTACCGGTTGCGGTGGTATTTGATCCCCGCCGCGCTGGTCGGCGTCCTCGCGGGCATCGGCAGCTACACGTTTGTCTACGCAAAGGGCGCCGCGTACCTCACTGATGACCCGGCGGCGTGCGCGAACTGCCATGTGATGCGCGAGCAGTTCGACGGCTGGACGCGATCGAGTCATCGTTCGGTGGCCGTGTGCAACGACTGTCACGCCCCCGCGGGGCACGTCGCGAAGTACGTCACCAAGGGCATCAACGGCTTCTGGCACTCGCTGGCCTTCACGACGGGCCGGTATCCGGAACACATTCGAGCGACCCCGCGGAACAAGCGCATTGCCGAGGCCGCTTGCCAGAAGTGCCACGCCCCGATGACCACGGCGATCCAGACCGCGCATCCGAGCGGCGAGACGATTGCGTGCGTGCGCTGCCACGACTCGGTCGGACATCTGCGATGA